The Alkalihalobacillus sp. TS-13 genomic interval GTCTGTGGATCTCGCTTCCTCGCTAAGCTGAGGTGTAACTCCCCATACGAGGGACATTCTTCGGCATACCACTTCTGAACTCGTCACCGCAATGATCGCAGCTTCAGGACGGTATTTTGAAATCATACGTGCAGTATGACCACTTTCGGTCGGAGCAATGATCGCAGAGATATTCAAGTTGTAAGCAGTATGAGAAACAGATTGACTGATCGCATCCGTAACAGTCAACTTGCTTGATTTGCTTCTAGAGTGAAGGATATCTGCATGATTCATCGCGGTTTCTGCCTTCATTGCAATCTTATGCATCGTTTGAACAGCTTCAATTGGATAAAGACCTGCAGCTGTTTCACCTGAAAGCATGATTGCATCTGTTCCATCAAAGATCGCATTCGCAACGTCACTAGCTTCAGCACGTGTAGGACGTGGATTGCGCTGCATGGAGTCAAGCATCTGAGTAGCTGTAATAACAGGTTTCCCTTTATCGTTACACTTACGGATCAGCTCTTTTTGGACGAGAGGAACTTCCTCTGCAGGGATTTCAACACCAAGATCTCCACGAGCTACCATCAAACCATCAGAAACTTCAAGAATTTCGTTGATATTATCGACGCCTTCCTGGTTTTCGATTTTTGGGATGATCTGGATATGCTCTGCATTATGGCGTTCAAGGATTTCACGGATTTCTAATACGTCTGATGCCCGGCGTACGAAAGAGGCCGCAATAAAATCGACTCCCTGACGGATTCCAAACTCGATATCACGTGCATCCTTGTCTGTGATACCAGGTAGATTGACGGAAACGTTCGGGACATTGACACCTTTTTTGTTTTTCAATGTACCGCTGTTCAATACATGCGTTTGGAGCTGGTTGTTTTCTACTTTTCTGACTTCAAGTTCAATAAGGCCATCATCAAGCAGGATCGTTGAACCGACCCTGACATCATCCACCAGGCCGGGATAAGTGACTGAAATCTTCGTATCATCTCCAGAAACCTCTTCCATGGATACGATAAGGTCTTGTCCAGCTTTCAATTCAACTTCTCCATTTTCCAATGTGCCTGTTCGAATTTCCGGCCCTTTCGTATCAAGTAGAATTGCTACTGTTTTACCAGTCTTTTCAGCTGCCTGACGGATATTTTTGATACGAGCACCGTGTTCGTCAAAATCCCCATGTGAAAAATTCAGTCGTGCGACGTTCATCCCTGCATTGATCAGTGATGTCAATGTTTCTATCGTTTCACTTGCTGGTCCTATGGTACAAACAATCTTGGTATTTCTCATCATGTTCCTCCTTGAATTTCACTCTTCTATAAGCTTCTAAGAAAGATGGCGGACCTTTCTACGGAAACTTTTATATCGAAAGCTCTTGAGAGAGCTGATACATCTCGTTATCGATTTTGTGGGTTTGAGACAGAACATCATTTATGTCATGTGCAACGATTTTGTTCTTTTGAATCCCAACTGCTTTTCCAGCTTCTCCGTCAAGTAGCATCTGAACCGCTTTAGCTCCAAGCCTGCTGGCTAACACACGATCGAACGCAGTTGGAGAACCGCCCCGTTGGATATGACCTAAAACGGTGACTCTAGTCTCATAGTTCGTCGTTTCTTTGATTTGATTGGCAATATCGACACCACTGCCTACACCCTCTGCAACGACAATGATGCTATGCTTTTTCCCGCGGTCATGTCCTCGGCGTAACCTGTCAGTGATCTCTTCCATTTTAAAGTCTTCCTCAGGAATCAAAATTGATTCAGCACCGCCAGCAAGTCCTGACCAAAGTGCGATATCTCCAGCGTTTCGTCCCATTACTTCAATGATATAAGTCCTCTCGTGAGACGTAGCTGTATCACGTATTTTATCAATCGCATCAATAGCAGTGTTCAACGCAGTATCAAAACCGATCGTATAATCCGTTCCTGGGATATCATTATCAATCGTTCCTGGTAATGTAATTGTCGGGAAACCATGCTCCGTCAGTTTTTGGGCACCACGATAGGAGCCGTCACCACCGATGACGACCAGACCATCAATCCCGAATTTCTCCAGTTGTTTGACACCTTTCATTTGCCCTTCGTGCGTCTTGAATTCTTCACATCTTGCGGAATACAGCATCGTTCCGCCTCTATGGATGATATCACCTACAGATCCAAGCTCCATCTTTTCGATATTGCCCTCGATCAAACCAGCATATCCATGATAAATCCCATACACTTCTATTTTTTGATATATTGCTTCCCGTACAACAGCTCGTACAGCTGCATTCATACCCGGGCTGTCCCCTCCGCTTGTCAATACTCCAATCCGCTTCATATCTTTCACCTCGACCAATAGTTGTGTTTGTTGTGTTCTTAAAATATCATGTTCCAAAATGGAAGACAATAGACAAGCGTCCAACAGAAAAAGTGCTTCCCCATTACAGGAAAAGCACTTTTCTTTATTTTACGCTGATGGAATCGCTTTCAAAGGTATATTGTCCGATTTTTTTGTATTTTTCATAACGATGCGTGACTAGTTCTTTACTGGTCATGTTGGATAATTCATCGAGTGACGCTTCCAACACTTCTTCTATGTGTGAAGCCTGTGTTTCAAGATCTCGATGGGCTCCTCCTTCAACCTCAGGTATCATCTCATCGATGATACCCATATCAAGAAGGTCAGGTGCCGTGATTTTCATCGCGTCAGCAGCCCTTTTCGCTTGGGTAGAATCTTTCCACAATAAAGCTGCAGCTCCTTCAGGTGAAATCACAGAGTACCATGAGTTTTCGAGCATGTGCACATGATTTCCTACCCCAATCGCAAGCGCTCCACCGCTAGCACCTTCACCAATAACGATGCATACGACAGGCACCTTCAATCCTGCCATTTCCACAAGGTTACGGGCAATCGCTTCACTTTGTCCCCGTTCCTCTGCTGACATACCAGGGTATGCACCCTTTGTATCAAGAAGACAAACAATCGGACGGTTGAATTTCTCTGCCTGTTTCATCAAACGTAATGCTTTTCGATATCCCTCGGGATGAGGCATTCCGAAATTCCTGCGAAGGTTCTCTTTCGTATCCTTTCCACGCTGATGACCAATCACAGTCACAGGATGACCATGGAATTTCGCAATCCCTCCGACAATAGCTTCATCATCCCCGTATAACCGATCACCATGAAGCTCAAGAAAATTCGTGAAGAGTGTGTTGATGTAATCTAATGTTGTCGGTCTTTCCGGATGACGTGCCAACTGGACGCGATCCCAAGGGGTCATGTTACCGTATATTTCTTTCTCGACCTTCTCAAGCCGTTCTTCCAATCGTTGAAGTTCGTCACTAAGATCAATCCCTTTTTCATCCATGAACCTCTTCAATTCAGCGATTTTGTTTCGCAATTCCTTTGCTGGACGTTCAAACTCTAATTCTCCTACCATCACTCTTCACCTCCTTCGTGAATATCCAATACATTTGCAAGTGTCGATTTCATTTTTGTTCGATGTATTACTGCATCCAACTGGCCGTGTTTCAATAGAAATTCTGCCGTTTGGAAATCCTCCGGCAGGTCTTGCCTGATTGTCTGCTCAATGATCCTGCGGCCGGCGAACCCTATCAGTGCTTGGGGTTCAGCAAAATTATAATCCCCTACAGATGCAAAACTTGCAGAAACGCCCCCTGTAGTAGGGTGAGTCATGACAGAAATAAATAATAATCCTTCTTCATGATGACGTTTCAATGCAACACTTGTTTTTGCCATTTGCATCAGGCTCAGGACACCTTCTTGCATTCTAGCTCCACCAGATGCGGTAAAGATGATGAAAGGCTTTTGCTCATCTGTAGCTACTTCGATTCCCCTTGTAATCTTTTCACCTACAACTGAACCCATGCTTCCCATCCTGAAGTGCGCGTCCATCACTGCGAAAACGATGGAATGCCCATCTATGTCCCCTTTTCCGGTCACAACAGCTTCATTGATTCCTGTTTTCTTCTGATCTTTTTCGATCGTTTCCAAGTAATTCGGAAAGTTCAACGGGTTTTCTGTTTGCATTTCTTGATTGATTTCACTAAACGTACCTTGATCAATGATCAGGTTGATGCGTTCTTTTGCGGTCATCCGGAAATGATGATCACATGACACACACACTTTATGAGCTTTATTAAGTTCCTTTGTCGTCATGATGGATTTACAAACTGGACATTTGGTCATCAATCCTTCAGGAACATCTTGCTTTACTCGATCAGATGGGATCGTTGCATATTTTCTTTTTTTGGCAAACAAGTCTTTCAACAAGTTGTTGCACCTCCATAAAACGCTATAAAAAATTTCAAGCACCATGACAGCCACACCGGCGCCAGAAGATAGATTGAAGAGTTGGCTTTGGTACCAGAACTAAGTATTTTTATTCATCACTGCTGAAATCTCTGGATGGAAGCTAACTGCGTTTCCTCCACCCCAGCCTGGATTAACGATGTAATGTCCCGGTAGTCGGATAAACAATATGTGGAATCCGGTCTAGAACCTGTGTCATCGTATTCATTCAATTCAATCCATAGCCGGTACAGCAAAAAGTTTTGTGCCGCATCAAAAATAATTTTGAAAAAGTCCCAATCCATGGGAGAAGGGACATCTTTTGCATCGTATTTCTCCATACGTTCAAGCTGAGCCTGCAATTTCAAAATCTGTTCATTCGTCCTTCTCTCAGCAGCAAGTACGATTGCATTTTTCTCGATGAGGTATCTTGTTTCCGCGAGTTCCTTCCTTGCTGTCGTATCATTCAATATAAAGGAAGCAAGCACCTCGACAAGGCGATGCTTCCTTGGTTCTTTAATAAATGTCCCTTCGCCTCTACGTGTTTCAATCAACCCTAGTAATTCCATCGCCCTCAGTGCTTCACGGACAGAGGATCTGCCAACGTTGAGCCTTTCTGACAATTCTCTTTCTGAAGGCAGCTTGTCCCCTGGTTGAAGCCGGTCATCAAACATGATCGTTTTCAGCTTTTTTAAAATCTCTACGAACATCTTTTCACGAGGTTTGGCTGTCATTAATAAGGCACCCACTTTTCAGAGGCTGTTTTATTTTTCATCAATCAGAGCTAAACGGCGGGTCTTCGCTGCAATTTCCTCTGGATCGACCTCGATTCGAGCCACACCTGTTTCCATTGCGGCTTTTGCGACTGAAGCCGCCACCGCAGGGGCAACTCTCGGATCGAAAGGTGCCGGAATGACATAGTCATCTGCTAACTCAGTCGGTTGAATAAGATCAGCAATTGCATAAACGGCTGCGATCTTCATTTCTTCGTTGATATGTGTAGCACGTGTATCTAGTGCTCCACGGAAAATCCCAGGGAAAGCAAGGACGTTATTCACCTGGTTGGCAAAGTCAGAGCGGCCTGTTCCAATCACTTTAGCACCTGCTTCTTTCGCTTCACCTGGCATGATTTCAGGGATCGGGTTCGCCATAGCAAAAATGATCGGATCATCGTTCATTGTTTTCACCATGTCAGGCGTCAATGCACCTTCAACAGATACACCGATAAAGACATCCATTCCTTTGACTGCTTCTTCTAACGATCCTTCTACTTGCTGTCGGTTCGTGAAGTGAGCGACCTCTGCTTTGACCCTGTTCATCCCATAAGGACGTCCTTCATAAATCGCACCTTTAGAGTCACACATGATGATGTCTTTGACACCGAATCTGTTCAGAAGCTTGATGATGGCGATTCCAGCAGAACCAGCACCATTTACTACGACTTTGATTGAAGACATCGACTTTCCAGTCAATTTAAGAGCATTCACCAACCCAGCCACTGTTACGATTGCGGTGCCGTGTTGATCATCATGGAAAATCGGAATGTTCGTTTCTTTTTTCAAACGCTCTTCGATTATGAAACAGTTTGGCGCAGCGATATCTTCCAGATTGACCCCACCGAAAGTCGGTTCGAGCAATTTGACTGTCTGTACAATCTGATCGACATCATTCGTATCAAGACAAATCGGAAAAGCGTCTACCCCAGCAAAGCTTTTGAATAGAACAGCCTTCCCTTCCATGACAGGGAGTGCTGCTTCCGGACCGATATTGCCGAGCCCCAATACCGCTGTTCCGTCAGAAACTACAGCAACAGTATTCCCTTTCATCGTATATTCATAGACTCTGTTTTTATCTTCATAAATATCCTTGCAAGGTTCTGCGACACCAGGAGAATAAGCAAGACTCAAATCAGTCGCATTTCTCACTGGTACTTTTGCTTTGGATTCTAGTTTACCTTGGTTGATTCTGTGCATATGCAGTGCTTCTTCTCGAGAAACAGACATAAGTTCATCTCCCTTATTCTTTTAGCTTTGTTACATTCTAAAGTTGATTCTTTATTACAAATTTCTTTAAGCGAAATTTGCGGCTCCCGATCTCAACAATAAAGATAACAAAGCCTTATTTTTAAATAATAGCTACGTCTATTGAAGCATAAAATGCGCCTTAAAATAAACAGAACAATGTTGTTTTTACACTGCTAAACATTTACATAATTATATAAACCGAAGTGGTCAGACCACCTATCGACCTATCCATTATAACAAACCTGGTCAAGCTGTAAAGAATTAACGGTTTATTTTAAAACAACATTTTTCGTTCCAAGCAACGCTTCAAACTTTACAACACATTCCCGTGTAGGGTCAATACTGAACTCCTTGGATAATTTTACAGTTTTTCTGTCCTGTTCGTAATACAAAATGACGTCGGTGTTCCCCGGATATTGGAGAACGATTTTTTTGATATCATGGAGTACCCCTCGTTCTTGTTGGGATGGTTCAACCTTAAGAAATAGACTATGAATTTTCTTATCATTTGGTTTCGAGAGTGTTTGAAGATCAGCTGCTTTGTCAATGATGATCTTCAACCCATCTGATGGTTCCACTTTCCCTTCGACAAGAAGAAGTGTTCCGTCTTGATATAAATCACCATTTTGCTGATAAGCTTTCGGAAAAACGATCCCATCGATTTCTCCTGTTTCGTCACTCAACTGGACAAAGGCCATCCAATCTCCTTTTTTGGTTTTGATTAATTTCGCTTTTGTGATCAAGACGCCTAGTCGAATCTGCTGCTCCTTGTTATCAATCTCGCCAATTTTACTGCGGTTGTAAACATCGAGGACCTGATTAAATTCTTCTAAAGGATGTCCAGTCAAATAAAAGCCTAGCACTTCAAACTCGAACTGCAGGGTTTCCTTATCTTGAAACGGTGGAACGTCTTCCATCACAGGCTTATCAGAGCCTTGATCATTTTCGAATAAATCGATTTGGCCTTCTTCCTCCGCCTTTTGGATTTTTGCACCATAATCGATGGCAGCATCGAGGTTTGCCAGAAGCTGAGCCCGGTTGGTTGAAAAATCATCGAAACATCCCGCAAGGACCAGTGATTCCAATGATCGTTTATTCATCGTTTTCAGAGATACCCTTTTACACAAGTCGAAGATATCCCGATAAGACTCCTTATGCCGTTCTTTTAATATCGCTTCGATTGCTTTGATACCCACATTCTTAATAACAAGAAACCCCATCCGTAAGCCGTCGTTCTCGACCTTGAATCCTGCATCACTTTCATTGATTGAAGGCGGATATACCTGGATCCCTTTTTGGCGTGCCTCGCTTAGGTAAGCTGCTGTCTTCCCATGATTTCCAACAGTACTGCTCAACAGTTCAGCAAGGAAGTGCAACGGATAATTCGCTTTCAAATAGGCCAATTGATAAGCGATCACACTGTACGCCACAGCATGGGAACGGTTGAACCCATAATTAGCGAACCTGACGATTAAATCGTAAATGTCATTTGCGGTATCTGCATCATACCCTTTAAGAGTCGCCCCAGTCACGAAATGCTTCCTCTGTTCATGAAGGACTTCTGCTTTTTTCTTACTTACTGCCCTTCTTAGCAAATCAGCTTCACCTAGAGAAAATCCTGCCATAGTCGAAGCAATCTTCATGATTTGCTCCTGATAGACGATGACTCCGTAAGTTTTGCCTAAAATCTGTTCCAGATCAGAATGCGGGTAGTTTACCTTAGTCTTTTTATGCTTGCGATCGATGTAGGCGGGGATGTTTTCCATCGGACCTGGTCTATATAAAGCATTTACCGCGACGATGTCCTCGAATTCTGTAGGCTGCAGCTTTCGTAAAACCTTCCTCATGCCGTCAGATTCCAACTGGAAAATTCCTGTTGTATCACCTTTGCTTAATAGCTGATACGTCCTGTCGTCATCAAACGGCAGGTCATGAAGAAACACTTCCTCTCCGGTAATTCTCTTAATCGAGGTTCTGATATTTTCTAACAAAGTTAAATTACGAAGACCTAGAAAGTCCATTTTAAGGAGTCCGATCTCTTCCAAACCATCCATCGTATATTGTGTCAGATCAAGGAATTCGCTTCCTGTCTGTGTGGGCACAACCTCATTGAGAGGATCTCTGCTGATGATGATTCCTGCTGCATGTGTTGATGAATGTCTCGGGAGTCCTTCAATCGTTCTTGAGATATTCCATAAAGTCCGGGCTTCTTCAGATTGATCAAGCGTCTTTTTAAGCAATGGTGACTCGTTGACCGCTTTTTCCAATGTAATTCCCGGCCTTGAAGGGATTTGTTTAGCAACCTTATCGACAAGACGGTTATCGAGATTCAATACACGTCCGACATCTCTTACAGCTGCTTTTGCAGCCAATGTACCGAACGTAATGATCTGCGCCACGCGCTCTTTCCCATATTTATTCGAAACATATTCGATGACTTCGTCTCTACGTGTATCAGGAAAGTCAATGTCAATATCAGGCATCGTCACTCGTTCGGGATTCAAAAACCGCTCAAAAAGGAGTTCCTGGTCGATCGGGTCGACTTGGGTAATATATAACACGTATGAAACAAGAGAGCCCGCTGCCGATCCCCGTCCAGGTCCTGTCATAATTCCATTTTCCCTGGCAAACTTCATAAAATCCCATACGATCAAGAAATAATCGTTGAAACCCATTTCCTCAATAATGTTCAACTCATAATCCAAGCGGTTGATCACTTCAGAGGACAGATTGGCACCATACCGCTCTCTGACCCCTTCTTCACAAAGCTTCCTCAAATAGGAACCGCTTGTCTCATCGGAAGGCAATGGATAATGTGGCAGAATCGGATTCCCGAATTCGAGGGTTACATTACATTTGTCAGCAATCTCTTCTGTGTTTTGAATCGCTTCCCGGGTATGAGCAAAATGCACTTCCATCTCCGAGCTGGATTTGAAATAGTACCCCTCCGTCGGATACCGCTCATGCTCCCCATCGGTCAATTTCGTGCCAAGCTTTATGGCGCGCAATGCCTCAAACGCATTCGCATCGACTTGGTCTATGTAGTGGATATTATTCGTTGCAACAACCGGAGTGTCAGTTCGCTTTGAAAGTTGATTGACATTCAGATTGAGCTCTTTTTCCCTTCCAATTCCGTGATCTTCTATCCCTAAATAAAAATCGTCACCGAAGGACTGTTTCAATTTGCTGCACATCTGTTCAGCGATCTGCATGTCGGTCTGGAGAAAGCGCTGGATAATGCCGTTCACCCCGGTTGATATAGCAAGAAGCCCGTCCCTGAACCTATGAATATCAGATAGTCCAAGTGCTGGCAGTTCTTTACCCTTATACGTCTGGAGCTTGGAACTTATTTTAATCAATTGACGATAACCGATATCATCTTTTGCATATAAAAGAAGCTTGGCTGGGGGGGAATTCTCGTCGGTAGAAAAATGAATATCGACTTCCAGGCCAAGAATCGGTTTTATCCCTTTTTTCTTACAAGATTTATAGAACGGAAGCACGCCATACATAACGTTGCGATCAGTGAGTGCTAACGCAGGCATCCGATATTCTTTTGCACGGTCGGTCAACCTGTCGATCCTGCATGCACTTTCTAACAATGAGTATTCACTATGTACATGCAAATGAACAAATCCCATTTGAGTCACTCCTTTCTTCCTTTTCCTATTTTCATTATATACAAGACAGTAACAACATGAAATGAAGCATACTTCTTTGTGGTTGTCCATACTTATAAATAGAGAGGGTATATCAGATTCTCAAGTTAAAGGTGGGGTCTGCTTGGTCAGAGAGTTTGTTTCAACAACTATCATTTATTATTGTATAGCCTTTGGAATCATATTAGGTGGGTGCTTGGTCGGGGCGATCGGAATGATGTTGACAGGAAAACCTCCGTTTCTTTCCATGACACAATTATCCAAAAGCTTGAAAATATGGGCGATCGTTGCTGCAATCGGCGGGACTTTCGATACAATCGATAATTTTGAAAGAGGGTTTGAAAGTGAAGCTTGGATAGAAGTCATCAAGCAAATCCTCTATATCGTCTCCGCTCTCCTTGGAGCAAATTCAGGCGGGGTGATTATACAATGGATTACTCAGGAGGATTAGAAGATGAGGATTCCTCCCCTTCATCGCCGTAAAGGTTACCAACGTTTTTTTGCCGGCATTGTGATCGGCTTCATCATTGGCTGGTTCTTTTTTTTACTAAGTTTTGGTGGTTTACAGGAATTTTATATGACCGAGATTGATCGAAGGGATGAAAAGATAAGAGGCTTGAACGATGAATTCAAACATTTCAAACAAGATTATGAAGAAAAAAATAAAGAAAATGAAAAAAAGCTTCGGATCCAAGAAATCAAAGTCAGTTTTTTGAACAGGGAACAGGCAGGATTGAAAGGACTACAATTAATCGAGCTTGAAAATGCGGTAAAATCAGAGCTCCATGACGTGTTGACAAAAGACATTGAATCAGTCGGCCAAAACTCTAATCTATTGATTAGGACTCTTGAAAACAAAAACTTTCTGATAGGTAAAGAAACGTATAATGTAAAAGTCTATCAAATGCATCTTTATACAACCTTGCGTTTAAATTTGAAAGTTGAACAAGTAAAATAGACTTGTTTTTTGACAATTGTGAGACATTTGGATTTCATCATTAGCAAAGTACATGCACATCGTATACAATATAAATAGGAATAAACACGTTAAGGGGGATTGTGTATGATTATCAATCGAAAAGAAATGGCGAAGGCGAAAGTCGAAAAGCTTAAAAACGGCTATTCCGCATTTGCTGAAACGAAAGAAGTTGCAGAACTGATCAAGAAGCAAGCTACCGAACTCAACATCGAATTTGTAGAGGACGTGACAGAAATTGGTTCCTGGTTCATCCCAGCCAAACAACAACAATCATAGTGTAATGAAAACATAGCCCCACCTTTTTTCAATAAAGGAACTGGGGCTATTATTTTTGTGTGAGGAATAAGAAAATCTTATTAAAACTAGGCTCTTTTCTAAAAGATTGTTGCTTTTGAGTCATTTTAAAAAAGTCTCCTTGTGCAAGTTGATTGGAGAGAAAGGTGCGAGACTCCTGCGGGAGCAGCGGGACAGGCAGGACCCTTCAATGTCGCAAGGCGACGAGTGGGCTCACCGCACGCCCCACGGAAAGCGAGCATCCTGGAGCGGAAATCAACGACTTTCAAGAGCAACTATGTTTGCGAAAACAGCCAAAAACTAAATTCGCTATCCGGAAATGCGCGCCAAGCGAAACCCAAACAGCCATGCCTTCCAGGTTAACGGACATCAGAGCCGTTATTTGTGACAAAATCGCTGTTTCTAATTTTTAACGGACACCACAGCCGTTATTTGTGAACAAAGCAGGTGTTTTTCTATGATATTTACTAAATAAGGGCCCTAGTGTCCGTTAAGTTTGTAAAATTCCATTATTTTGGTCAAATAAGGGCTACTGTGTCCGTTAACCCCTATTTTAAAAATCATTTATATGCACGACAAGCTTCAACGAGATCCTGTATGATCTGTTCAGTCTCTTCGATTGTATAGACGGTAGCCCCGGAAGCCATCGGATGCCCTCCGCCATTGTATTTTGCTGCGATTGTGTTGACGATAGGGCCTTTGGAGCGAAGTCTAACACGAAATTGATCAGGTTCCTCCACAAAAAACACCCAGGTCATAAGCCCCTCAACGTTTGAGAATGAATTGACAAGTAAAGATGATTCATTCGGGGTCGTATTGAATTTCTCCATCACTTCTTGCGTCAAGTACATATAACCTACACCAGGATCGATATATTTGAAATTGGATAAGACATGACCATTCAATCGTGCTAAGCTCAATTTCACTTTATACATCTCTTCATAGACTGCAGAGATATCGAATTCATAATTCCGTAATTCCCCGGCATATTTCATCGTTTTCTCAGTCGTATTCGGGAACAAGAAACGCCCTGTATCTCCTACGATTCCTGCATAAAGCAGTCCAGCACCTTTATCAGAAAGCTTGAACTGGTGTTTTTCCTTCCCGTATAAGTAAAACTCATAAATCATTTCACTCACACTGCTTGCGTCTGTATCGACCCAGATCAAATCACCATACCGATCTTCGTTTGGATGGTGATCGATTTTAATGATGAAATCCCCGGAAGAGTATCGTTGATCACTGATCCGTGCCTGATTCGCAGTGTCACAAATGATGACGAGTGCCCCATCATAAACGCTATCTGGAATGGTGTCCATTTCAATCATGAATCTCAGGGATTCTTCTTCTTCGCCTACGACATATATCGATTTGTCCGGAAAAGTAGATTTTAGAACTTTAGATAATCCACCTTGTGAACCGAGAGCATCCGGATCTGGACGCACATGGCGGTGGATGATGATTTTTTCATATTCTTTGATCTTCTGTATGATTTGTTCTTTCATTACGGACTCCTTTATCTGTAACCTAATGTTCACTTTAGATAACTGTAAAGTATAGATTTTATATCCTTTTTTCTATACAATGGTACTCGAATGATTCAACTGTATTGGAGGAATATCATGCCTGTATTCATCATCATTATCGTATTATCAATCAGCCTTTATATATTCTATAAAATAAAAGAGTTCCGCGTAAAGGCTCCTTATGAGAAGAAATGGACGAAATCGAAGGCTAACATAGCTCTTGGTGTTTTCATAGGAATATTCGGACTAAACCGTTTGTTCATCAATGAGTCTACATATGATCTGGTTATCGGCGGTGTATTTTTGGTTTTAGGTTTGATCAATGCATTCATGGGATATAAAGCGTATAAGTACTTTCTTCCTCTT includes:
- a CDS encoding DNA polymerase III subunit alpha, giving the protein MGFVHLHVHSEYSLLESACRIDRLTDRAKEYRMPALALTDRNVMYGVLPFYKSCKKKGIKPILGLEVDIHFSTDENSPPAKLLLYAKDDIGYRQLIKISSKLQTYKGKELPALGLSDIHRFRDGLLAISTGVNGIIQRFLQTDMQIAEQMCSKLKQSFGDDFYLGIEDHGIGREKELNLNVNQLSKRTDTPVVATNNIHYIDQVDANAFEALRAIKLGTKLTDGEHERYPTEGYYFKSSSEMEVHFAHTREAIQNTEEIADKCNVTLEFGNPILPHYPLPSDETSGSYLRKLCEEGVRERYGANLSSEVINRLDYELNIIEEMGFNDYFLIVWDFMKFARENGIMTGPGRGSAAGSLVSYVLYITQVDPIDQELLFERFLNPERVTMPDIDIDFPDTRRDEVIEYVSNKYGKERVAQIITFGTLAAKAAVRDVGRVLNLDNRLVDKVAKQIPSRPGITLEKAVNESPLLKKTLDQSEEARTLWNISRTIEGLPRHSSTHAAGIIISRDPLNEVVPTQTGSEFLDLTQYTMDGLEEIGLLKMDFLGLRNLTLLENIRTSIKRITGEEVFLHDLPFDDDRTYQLLSKGDTTGIFQLESDGMRKVLRKLQPTEFEDIVAVNALYRPGPMENIPAYIDRKHKKTKVNYPHSDLEQILGKTYGVIVYQEQIMKIASTMAGFSLGEADLLRRAVSKKKAEVLHEQRKHFVTGATLKGYDADTANDIYDLIVRFANYGFNRSHAVAYSVIAYQLAYLKANYPLHFLAELLSSTVGNHGKTAAYLSEARQKGIQVYPPSINESDAGFKVENDGLRMGFLVIKNVGIKAIEAILKERHKESYRDIFDLCKRVSLKTMNKRSLESLVLAGCFDDFSTNRAQLLANLDAAIDYGAKIQKAEEEGQIDLFENDQGSDKPVMEDVPPFQDKETLQFEFEVLGFYLTGHPLEEFNQVLDVYNRSKIGEIDNKEQQIRLGVLITKAKLIKTKKGDWMAFVQLSDETGEIDGIVFPKAYQQNGDLYQDGTLLLVEGKVEPSDGLKIIIDKAADLQTLSKPNDKKIHSLFLKVEPSQQERGVLHDIKKIVLQYPGNTDVILYYEQDRKTVKLSKEFSIDPTRECVVKFEALLGTKNVVLK
- a CDS encoding YtrH family sporulation protein; its protein translation is MVREFVSTTIIYYCIAFGIILGGCLVGAIGMMLTGKPPFLSMTQLSKSLKIWAIVAAIGGTFDTIDNFERGFESEAWIEVIKQILYIVSALLGANSGGVIIQWITQED
- the ytrI gene encoding sporulation membrane protein YtrI, with the translated sequence MRIPPLHRRKGYQRFFAGIVIGFIIGWFFFLLSFGGLQEFYMTEIDRRDEKIRGLNDEFKHFKQDYEEKNKENEKKLRIQEIKVSFLNREQAGLKGLQLIELENAVKSELHDVLTKDIESVGQNSNLLIRTLENKNFLIGKETYNVKVYQMHLYTTLRLNLKVEQVK
- a CDS encoding bifunctional oligoribonuclease/PAP phosphatase NrnA, with amino-acid sequence MKEQIIQKIKEYEKIIIHRHVRPDPDALGSQGGLSKVLKSTFPDKSIYVVGEEEESLRFMIEMDTIPDSVYDGALVIICDTANQARISDQRYSSGDFIIKIDHHPNEDRYGDLIWVDTDASSVSEMIYEFYLYGKEKHQFKLSDKGAGLLYAGIVGDTGRFLFPNTTEKTMKYAGELRNYEFDISAVYEEMYKVKLSLARLNGHVLSNFKYIDPGVGYMYLTQEVMEKFNTTPNESSLLVNSFSNVEGLMTWVFFVEEPDQFRVRLRSKGPIVNTIAAKYNGGGHPMASGATVYTIEETEQIIQDLVEACRAYK
- a CDS encoding YtpI family protein produces the protein MPVFIIIIVLSISLYIFYKIKEFRVKAPYEKKWTKSKANIALGVFIGIFGLNRLFINESTYDLVIGGVFLVLGLINAFMGYKAYKYFLPLAVEEREQSNS